Genomic DNA from bacterium:
TCAGCGCTACGTCCACGTTACGTTGAACGGCTTTGTTAGGCACGTAATTCAGATCACACGCCGGATCCGATACTTCATAATTGATCGTCGGCGGAATCCACCCGTTTTTCACGGCCAATGTGGTCGCGATAAATTCGATGCCGCCGGCCGCACCAAGCAAGTGTCCCGTCATGGATTTGGTCGAACTGACCAGTAACTTATACGCATGATCGCCGAAAACGGTCTTGATCGCGGCACTTTCGTTTTTATCATTGTATTCGGTGGATGTACCATGCGCATTGATGTAACCAACTTCTTCGGCCTTCACACCCGCGTCCTTGCACGCGATCGCCATAGCACGTGCAGCACCTTCGCCGCCTTCAGCCGGTGCCGTGATATGGTACGCATCGTCGGTATAGCCGATACCGGCCATTTCTCCGTAGATCGTAGCACCGCGTTTGAGTGCGTGCTCAAGTTCTTCGAGCACCACAATGCCGGCGCCTTCTCCGATCACAAATCCGTCGCGTTCTTTGTCGAAAGGACGGCTCGCGTGCATCGGATCATCATTGCGGGTGGACAGTGCTTTGAGGGCATTAAACCCTGCAACACCCATACGACAAATACCCGCCTCTGCACCACCGCACACCATCGCGTCGGCATCACCGCGTTGGATCAAAATAAATGCATCACCGATGGCATGACTGCCTGTAGCACACGCCGACACCGTCGCGTAATTCGGCCCCTTGAGACCGTGCTGTATGGCTACCTGACCCGGCGCAATATCTATGATCATCATTGGAATAAAGAACGGGCTGACACGTCCGGGCCCTTTGGCCATGTACGTTTCAAACTGTTCCTCAAACGTCTGAAATCCGCCAATACCGGAACCGATCACACAACCGATACGATTGGCATCCAAATTTTTTACATCCAGCTTGGCATCTTCAATCGCCATTTTTGATGCCGCTACGGCAAATTGGCAAAAGCGATCCATACGGCGTGCTTCTTTTTTATCCGTATAGAGCGACGGGTCAAAATTCTTTACTTCTGCCGCAAACTTGGTAACGTGATCTTTCGCATCAAATAGTGTTATCGGTCCGACACCGTTGCGTCCTTCCAGTAATCCTTTCCAGAATTCTTCAACCGTATTGCCGATCGGCGTCACAGCGCCCATACCGGTGATCACTACTCTGCGTTTACTCATAGTCGCTCCTTACATTGGCGATGAATGTTAAAAAATTACCTCTCGTAGCGTGATACCGCAAAAAAGGCCACCGTACAAATCGGCATGAATCTTAAGCGGATACGATACAAGTTTGATAAAAAAAGGCTAATCCGCCGAATAACTGAATATCCGACGCATTAGCCCATCAATAATTCGCTTATTTACCGAGACGATTTACAAGATAATCAATCGTCGAACCCACCGTCGTGAGTTTGGCGGCTTCATCTTCCGGGATTTTGTCGCCGAGGCTGAAAGAATCTTCAAATTCCATCACCAGCTCTACTTGATCCAGCGAGTCCGCACCGAGATCTTCTACATACGAAGCTTCCGGTTTTACTTCGGCTTCCGTAACACCGAGTTTTTTAACGATAATCTCGGTTACTTTTTTCGTGATTTCTTCACGTGTCATGGTTTTTCTCCTTTTTGAAGAGTTGTTGTTTAGGTATATATTCTAAAGTTCACTCCAACATCATTATCGGATTACACGCCCGCCGTCCACTTGGATGACCTGACCGGTCATATAGGAAGCTTCATCCGACGCTAAAAACTTCACTGCATGGGCGACTTCTTCTGCGCTGCCCGGGCGACCAAGCGGAATGTATTTTAATATTTCCGCGACGACCGATTCGGAAAAATCTTTCGTCATATCGGTTTTGATATAACCCGGAGCAACGGAATTTACCGTTATGCCGTACGGTGCCAATTCCTTTGCGCTGGCCATCATTAATCCGTCAATCCCCGCTTTGGATGCAACATAGTTGGCTTGAAACGGATTCCCACCGAGCGCTACCACCGAAGACATATGTATGATGCGCCCGTACCGCTGCTTCATCATGATCTTCGCCGCATATTTGGAACAGAAGAAAGCGCTTTTCAGATTGTTTTCGATGACCCAGTTCCATTCCTGTTCATCCATGCGCACCATCAAGCTATTCTTAAATACTCCGGCATTGTTAACCAAAATATCCAACCGACCAAATGCCTCCGTCGCCTTGTGTATCAGTGCCTCCGCCTCCGTTGCAACAGATACATCGGCCACACAGGATACAAACTTTCCCGAAAATCCTAAGGCATTCAATTCATCCGTCGTTTGTTGAACCCGTTCGGAAGTTTTTCCGTTGATCACAACCGATGCGCCGTGTTTCAAAAACTCTACGGCGATAGCTTTACCGATTCCGCGGGAGGAGCCGGTCACTACGGCAATTCGATTCGTCAAAGAACACATGGCGTTCGCCTTTGCTTATGCACAATAAAGGCAACGTTATATTACAAATTTAGCTAATTCATCGGCTTTTCCGATGCATTCGCAGGATACACTTTTATCAATGCGCTTGATCAATCCCTGCAAAACATTACCGGGACCGATTTCAAAAAACTTAGTTGCACCGTCGGCGATCATACGCGTTACGGATTCTTGCCAGCGCACCGCACCTGTGATTTGTTCTACCAGCAAAGGCTGTACACGCTGAGCATCCGTCGTGGGTTCCGCCGATACATT
This window encodes:
- the fabF gene encoding beta-ketoacyl-ACP synthase II; the encoded protein is MSKRRVVITGMGAVTPIGNTVEEFWKGLLEGRNGVGPITLFDAKDHVTKFAAEVKNFDPSLYTDKKEARRMDRFCQFAVAASKMAIEDAKLDVKNLDANRIGCVIGSGIGGFQTFEEQFETYMAKGPGRVSPFFIPMMIIDIAPGQVAIQHGLKGPNYATVSACATGSHAIGDAFILIQRGDADAMVCGGAEAGICRMGVAGFNALKALSTRNDDPMHASRPFDKERDGFVIGEGAGIVVLEELEHALKRGATIYGEMAGIGYTDDAYHITAPAEGGEGAARAMAIACKDAGVKAEEVGYINAHGTSTEYNDKNESAAIKTVFGDHAYKLLVSSTKSMTGHLLGAAGGIEFIATTLAVKNGWIPPTINYEVSDPACDLNYVPNKAVQRNVDVALSNTFGFGGHNTCIAVTKYKP
- a CDS encoding 3-oxoacyl-ACP reductase FabG, whose protein sequence is MCSLTNRIAVVTGSSRGIGKAIAVEFLKHGASVVINGKTSERVQQTTDELNALGFSGKFVSCVADVSVATEAEALIHKATEAFGRLDILVNNAGVFKNSLMVRMDEQEWNWVIENNLKSAFFCSKYAAKIMMKQRYGRIIHMSSVVALGGNPFQANYVASKAGIDGLMMASAKELAPYGITVNSVAPGYIKTDMTKDFSESVVAEILKYIPLGRPGSAEEVAHAVKFLASDEASYMTGQVIQVDGGRVIR
- the acpP gene encoding acyl carrier protein, producing MTREEITKKVTEIIVKKLGVTEAEVKPEASYVEDLGADSLDQVELVMEFEDSFSLGDKIPEDEAAKLTTVGSTIDYLVNRLGK